One window of the Archaeoglobus neptunius genome contains the following:
- a CDS encoding DHH family phosphoesterase has product MKELLKKASTIASAIASQEEILIVTHIDADGITSGSIAHIALERFGIENRMKFVKQLDEDEIEKIKDENVFVWFTDIGSGQIEMFDELEFAITDHHVPQATHPMQLNPHEFGYDGTFELSGATTTFLVAKYMTRKGTLFDFANGNSDLVPLAIVGAVGDLQDSKWGRLQGLNRTIIEEGLKLGYLDVRKDLRFFGKQTRPVAKMLEYNSDPFLPGITGNERGVLDLLSELKIDPWLRWIDLTIEEKRRVVSAIIGIAMDCRIPYTSILRIVGESYILLHEEEGTEKRDAMEFSTLLNATARYGEAEIGLGVCLGDEEAYKRARTLLQNHRRNLSNGIKFVNENGIEELKHIQYFHAGSNIPDTIVGIVAGMCHHKGNRQKPIIAFAESDRGVKVSARATHLLVERGVHLAKALKKAAEAVGGVGGGHSVAAGATIPEGMEMEFLRILDEIVGRQLGKS; this is encoded by the coding sequence GTGAAGGAATTGCTGAAAAAAGCATCAACAATTGCATCCGCAATTGCTTCTCAGGAAGAGATCCTGATCGTTACCCATATCGATGCTGATGGTATCACATCCGGGAGTATAGCACACATTGCTCTCGAAAGGTTTGGAATTGAGAACCGAATGAAGTTCGTAAAACAGCTCGATGAGGATGAAATTGAGAAGATAAAGGATGAAAACGTCTTTGTATGGTTCACAGATATTGGAAGTGGTCAGATTGAGATGTTTGATGAGCTTGAGTTTGCCATAACCGACCACCACGTTCCACAGGCGACTCATCCGATGCAGCTCAATCCGCATGAATTTGGCTATGACGGCACCTTTGAACTCAGTGGAGCTACGACGACTTTCCTCGTTGCTAAATACATGACAAGAAAAGGCACCCTTTTCGATTTCGCCAACGGAAATTCCGATCTTGTACCGCTTGCAATTGTTGGAGCCGTTGGAGATCTGCAGGATTCGAAGTGGGGAAGGTTGCAGGGACTGAATCGAACAATAATCGAGGAAGGGTTGAAGCTCGGATATCTCGATGTGAGAAAAGATCTCAGATTTTTTGGCAAGCAGACGAGGCCGGTGGCCAAAATGCTTGAGTACAACTCCGACCCTTTTCTGCCGGGCATAACAGGGAACGAAAGGGGTGTTCTTGATCTGCTATCGGAACTTAAAATCGATCCGTGGCTGAGGTGGATCGATTTAACCATTGAGGAAAAGAGGAGGGTTGTCTCTGCCATAATCGGGATAGCGATGGATTGCAGGATCCCGTATACCAGCATCCTGAGAATTGTGGGTGAGAGTTACATCCTTCTGCATGAGGAGGAGGGAACCGAGAAAAGGGATGCAATGGAGTTCTCCACTCTACTGAACGCAACTGCTAGATACGGTGAGGCAGAGATCGGACTCGGAGTTTGTCTCGGGGACGAAGAGGCGTATAAAAGAGCACGAACTCTGCTCCAGAATCACAGGAGAAATCTTTCCAATGGAATAAAATTTGTGAACGAGAATGGTATTGAGGAGCTGAAACACATTCAGTATTTCCATGCCGGCAGCAACATTCCCGATACGATTGTGGGGATTGTGGCGGGCATGTGCCACCACAAGGGAAACAGACAGAAACCCATCATAGCGTTTGCCGAGAGTGACAGGGGTGTTAAGGTTTCGGCAAGGGCAACCCATCTGCTTGTTGAGAGAGGAGTCCATCTTGCAAAGGCTCTGAAAAAGGCAGCCGAGGCTGTAGGTGGGGTTGGAGGAGGTCACAGCGTGGCTGCCGGGGCAACGATCCCTGAAGGCATGGAGATGGAGTTCCTCAGAATACTCGATGAGATTGTGGGCAGACAGCTCGGGAAGTCTTAA
- a CDS encoding DUF4870 domain-containing protein, which yields MEIFSENIRGAMCYILGFVTGALFLLFDRSPFVRFHAVQSLLTFSTVAALQIILPVFPGGVIIARILLGISVILWAVCIVKASRGEIFKLPVFGSIAEEQLNLPYM from the coding sequence ATGGAGATCTTCAGCGAGAACATAAGGGGAGCGATGTGCTACATCCTCGGATTCGTTACAGGAGCCCTCTTTCTGCTTTTTGACAGGAGCCCTTTTGTAAGATTTCATGCTGTTCAGTCTTTGCTCACTTTTTCCACTGTTGCAGCACTTCAGATAATCCTTCCCGTTTTTCCCGGGGGAGTTATCATTGCGAGAATTTTGCTGGGAATAAGCGTGATACTGTGGGCAGTTTGCATTGTTAAGGCAAGCAGAGGAGAGATATTCAAGTTACCGGTATTTGGGAGTATTGCAGAAGAGCAACTGAATCTGCCATACATGTAA
- a CDS encoding acyl-CoA mutase large subunit family protein, with amino-acid sequence MKKKEWEEKYVKPLLEKSPERRREFKTSSGFTVDRVYTPEDVEMDYDTKLSFPGVYPFTRGVYPTMYRGRLWTMRQYAGFGTAEETNRRYHYLLSQGQTGLSVAFDLPTQIGYDSDHPMALGEVGKVGVAIDTLQDMEILFNGIPLGKVSTSMTINSTCAQILSMYVAVAEQQGVERSGLRGTVQNDMLKEYIARGTYIFPPEPSLRLATDIIMFCAKEMPKWNSISISGYHMEEAGATPVQEVAFTLADGITYVEKVIDRGMDVDSFAPRLSFFFAAGNNFLEEIAKFRAARRLWARIMKERFNAKNPRSMMLRFHVQTAGCTLTAQQPENNIVRVALQALAAVLGGCQSLHTNSFDEALCLPTEKAVRIALRTQQIIAEESGVADVADPLGGSYYIEWLTDRIEEEAMRYIEKIDEMGGMIKAIESGYVQREIQKSAYEKQRAIDSGELTVVGVNKYQIEEEIQIDLLRVDRSMVEKQIKRLQDFRKNRDARKVEEALDRLRKAAENEGENLMPYVLEAVKARATLGEMTDALRDVFGEFRAPEIF; translated from the coding sequence ATGAAAAAGAAGGAGTGGGAGGAGAAGTATGTAAAACCTCTCCTTGAAAAATCTCCCGAAAGGAGAAGGGAGTTTAAGACCTCTTCGGGTTTTACTGTTGATAGAGTCTACACGCCTGAGGATGTGGAGATGGATTACGACACAAAGCTGAGCTTTCCTGGGGTCTATCCGTTTACAAGGGGAGTTTATCCGACAATGTACAGGGGAAGACTCTGGACAATGAGGCAGTATGCAGGATTTGGAACTGCAGAGGAGACGAACCGTAGATACCACTACCTGCTGAGTCAGGGTCAGACCGGTCTGAGCGTTGCCTTTGACCTTCCCACCCAGATTGGATACGATTCCGACCACCCAATGGCACTTGGGGAGGTTGGAAAGGTCGGAGTTGCTATTGACACACTTCAGGATATGGAAATTCTGTTCAACGGTATCCCCCTCGGCAAGGTGTCAACGTCAATGACGATCAACTCAACATGCGCTCAGATTCTGAGCATGTATGTTGCGGTAGCTGAGCAGCAGGGTGTCGAAAGGTCAGGTCTGAGGGGGACGGTGCAGAACGACATGCTGAAGGAGTACATTGCGAGGGGTACGTACATCTTTCCGCCCGAACCTTCTCTCAGGCTTGCAACGGACATAATCATGTTCTGTGCCAAGGAGATGCCGAAGTGGAACTCAATAAGCATCTCAGGATATCACATGGAAGAAGCTGGAGCCACACCTGTGCAGGAGGTTGCCTTTACCCTGGCAGATGGTATAACCTATGTTGAAAAGGTCATTGACAGGGGAATGGATGTTGACAGCTTTGCTCCCCGCCTGAGCTTTTTCTTTGCAGCAGGAAATAATTTCCTCGAGGAGATAGCAAAGTTCAGAGCGGCAAGAAGGCTCTGGGCAAGGATAATGAAGGAAAGATTTAATGCAAAGAATCCAAGGTCCATGATGCTGAGATTCCACGTACAGACTGCAGGATGCACCCTGACGGCCCAGCAGCCTGAGAACAACATCGTAAGGGTTGCTCTGCAGGCTCTGGCAGCGGTGCTCGGAGGGTGTCAGTCACTGCACACTAATAGCTTTGATGAAGCCCTCTGTCTGCCGACAGAGAAGGCGGTTAGAATCGCCCTCAGAACACAGCAGATTATTGCTGAGGAAAGTGGAGTGGCTGATGTCGCCGATCCGCTCGGTGGAAGTTACTACATTGAGTGGCTGACAGACAGGATAGAGGAGGAGGCGATGAGATACATAGAGAAGATTGACGAGATGGGCGGAATGATCAAGGCCATAGAGAGCGGATACGTGCAGAGAGAAATTCAAAAATCTGCTTATGAAAAGCAGAGGGCCATTGACAGCGGAGAGCTTACGGTAGTTGGTGTGAACAAATACCAGATTGAAGAGGAGATCCAGATTGATCTGCTGAGAGTTGACAGGAGCATGGTCGAAAAACAGATAAAAAGGCTGCAGGACTTCAGGAAGAACCGGGATGCACGGAAGGTGGAAGAAGCTCTGGACAGGCTCAGAAAGGCTGCTGAAAATGAGGGCGAAAACCTGATGCCATATGTGCTCGAAGCCGTAAAGGCTAGGGCAACACTGGGAGAGATGACAGATGCCCTGAGAGATGTATTTGGAGAGTTCAGAGCTCCAGAAATATTCTAA
- a CDS encoding biotin/lipoyl-containing protein: MKYEVRVQGKKYEVEVEEISPSVFEVTVNGKKAVIEVEKKVELAEFRKAEVEKPKVEERRVERPKVEGKAITAPMAGVVTKILKKVGEKVKAGETVLIIEAMKMENPINSPEDGEIAEVVVKEGDKVGSGDVLVYLK; this comes from the coding sequence ATGAAGTATGAGGTTAGGGTTCAGGGGAAAAAATACGAAGTCGAGGTTGAGGAAATCTCGCCATCTGTATTTGAAGTTACGGTAAATGGAAAGAAAGCTGTAATAGAAGTTGAAAAAAAGGTTGAACTTGCGGAGTTCAGGAAAGCAGAGGTGGAGAAGCCAAAGGTCGAGGAGAGAAGGGTTGAGAGGCCCAAAGTGGAAGGAAAGGCAATTACTGCCCCGATGGCCGGGGTGGTTACAAAGATACTGAAAAAGGTCGGTGAAAAGGTAAAGGCCGGCGAGACTGTTCTGATAATAGAGGCCATGAAAATGGAGAACCCCATCAACTCTCCCGAAGATGGAGAAATTGCCGAAGTTGTTGTTAAGGAGGGTGACAAGGTTGGAAGTGGAGACGTCCTAGTTTATCTGAAGTAG
- the mmdA gene encoding methylmalonyl-CoA decarboxylase subunit alpha, with protein sequence MRKDLIEEVYRRKEKIRQMGGKERIKRQHEQGKLTARERIELLLDPGSFVEVNPFVEKRNTDFGLDKMDLPADGVVTGYGTVDGRPVAVFAQDFTVMGGSLGEMHGFKIAYILDFAMKMGIPVVGLNDSGGARIQEGVDALKGYGDIFYRNTLASGVIPQISVIMGPCAGGAVYSPAIGDFIVMTKNPNCYMFITGPQVIKTVTGEDVSAFDLGGWQAHAMKSGNCHLVAEDDRDAMTLVRKLLSYLPLNNMEDPPVVKTGDDPARPTPEIYEIIPDDPQKPYDVRDVIRAVVDNGEFLEIHPYFAPNATVGFARIDGKSVGIVANNPRHYAGCLDVDSSDKIARFVRFCDAFNIPILTFVDVPGYLPGVQQEYGGIIRHGAKVLFAYSEATVPLVTIILRKAYGGAYLAMGSKHLGADVVYAYPSAEIAVMGPEGAAEIVFRKEIKASEDPKATRDEKVKEYREKFANPYRAAARGYIDDVIDPKYTRAKVISALRILESKREKLPPKKHGNVPL encoded by the coding sequence ATGAGAAAGGATCTCATTGAGGAGGTCTACCGCAGGAAGGAAAAGATCAGACAGATGGGCGGAAAGGAAAGAATAAAGAGGCAGCACGAGCAGGGAAAGCTGACAGCGAGAGAAAGGATTGAGCTGCTGCTCGATCCTGGAAGCTTTGTTGAGGTAAATCCCTTCGTCGAAAAAAGAAACACAGATTTTGGTCTGGATAAAATGGATCTCCCCGCTGATGGTGTCGTCACGGGTTACGGTACGGTGGACGGAAGGCCTGTTGCTGTATTCGCCCAGGACTTTACGGTAATGGGTGGCAGCCTGGGAGAGATGCACGGCTTCAAAATAGCCTACATCCTCGATTTTGCAATGAAAATGGGAATACCTGTTGTAGGCCTTAATGACAGTGGAGGGGCAAGAATTCAGGAAGGTGTGGACGCTCTGAAAGGTTACGGGGACATCTTCTATCGAAACACCCTTGCAAGTGGTGTTATCCCTCAGATAAGTGTGATAATGGGTCCATGCGCCGGAGGAGCTGTTTACAGTCCAGCAATCGGCGATTTCATTGTGATGACAAAAAATCCAAACTGCTACATGTTCATAACCGGGCCGCAGGTCATAAAGACCGTCACGGGAGAGGATGTTTCGGCCTTCGATCTGGGAGGATGGCAGGCCCATGCGATGAAGAGCGGAAACTGCCATCTTGTGGCTGAAGATGACAGGGATGCGATGACTCTTGTGAGGAAACTGCTGAGCTACCTGCCCCTGAACAACATGGAGGATCCACCTGTCGTTAAAACGGGAGACGACCCGGCAAGACCAACCCCAGAAATTTACGAGATCATTCCCGATGACCCTCAGAAACCATACGACGTAAGAGATGTGATCAGGGCTGTTGTTGATAACGGCGAGTTTCTGGAGATTCATCCCTACTTCGCCCCCAACGCCACGGTTGGATTCGCCAGGATCGACGGAAAGTCCGTTGGAATCGTTGCGAACAATCCAAGACATTATGCAGGGTGTCTTGATGTTGACAGCAGTGACAAAATCGCAAGATTCGTGAGATTCTGCGATGCGTTTAACATACCGATACTCACATTCGTAGACGTTCCCGGCTATCTGCCCGGAGTACAGCAGGAATACGGGGGAATAATAAGGCATGGTGCCAAAGTCCTCTTCGCCTACAGTGAGGCGACGGTTCCGCTTGTAACGATCATTCTGAGAAAGGCGTATGGCGGTGCATATCTGGCGATGGGGAGCAAACACCTCGGTGCTGATGTCGTGTATGCCTATCCAAGTGCCGAAATAGCCGTTATGGGCCCTGAAGGTGCAGCAGAAATTGTTTTCAGAAAGGAGATAAAGGCATCTGAGGATCCAAAGGCAACGAGAGATGAGAAGGTTAAGGAATACAGGGAGAAGTTCGCAAATCCCTACCGTGCGGCGGCGAGAGGATACATCGACGATGTCATTGACCCGAAGTACACCAGAGCAAAGGTGATATCAGCTCTGAGAATTCTGGAAAGCAAGCGGGAGAAGCTTCCACCCAAGAAGCACGGAAATGTTCCACTGTGA
- the mce gene encoding methylmalonyl-CoA epimerase, with translation MIRKIDHIGIAVRSLDDAAKTYESLGFRVEETEEVAEQKVRVAMLPVGESRIELLEATSEDSAIAKFISSRGEGIHHIAVNVENIEEALKKARDAGLKLIDEKPRIGAGGKRVAFIHPKSTHGVLLEFVEG, from the coding sequence TTGATAAGGAAAATAGATCATATTGGGATAGCTGTTAGAAGTCTGGACGATGCCGCAAAAACATACGAATCGCTCGGGTTCAGGGTTGAGGAAACGGAGGAGGTTGCCGAACAAAAAGTCAGGGTCGCAATGCTTCCTGTCGGAGAAAGCAGGATTGAGCTTCTTGAGGCCACATCTGAGGACAGTGCAATAGCAAAATTCATCTCAAGCAGAGGAGAGGGGATACACCACATTGCCGTAAATGTCGAGAACATAGAGGAGGCACTGAAAAAGGCCAGGGATGCGGGACTTAAGCTTATTGATGAGAAGCCCAGAATCGGAGCTGGCGGGAAGAGGGTGGCTTTTATCCACCCGAAAAGCACTCATGGTGTTTTGCTTGAGTTCGTAGAGGGATGA
- a CDS encoding cobalamin B12-binding domain-containing protein codes for MEAQLTRKIRVIVAKPGLDGHDRGAKVVARALRDAGFEVIYTGIRRTPEEIAETVLQEDADVLGLSILSGAHLELTPMVMEELRKRGLEPNRDVIVILGGIVPEEDVEKLHEIGVAKVFGPGTPLEEIIEFIEREVPKLKR; via the coding sequence ATGGAAGCGCAGCTTACAAGAAAAATCAGAGTAATAGTTGCTAAACCCGGTCTTGATGGCCATGACAGGGGGGCAAAGGTTGTCGCCAGAGCCCTGAGAGATGCAGGATTTGAGGTAATTTATACGGGTATCAGGAGGACGCCGGAAGAGATTGCTGAGACGGTCCTGCAGGAGGATGCCGATGTGCTGGGCCTCAGCATTCTGAGCGGTGCCCACCTCGAGCTGACACCCATGGTCATGGAGGAACTGAGAAAGAGGGGTCTTGAGCCAAACAGAGACGTTATTGTCATCTTGGGGGGGATCGTCCCGGAAGAGGACGTGGAAAAGCTGCATGAAATTGGGGTTGCGAAGGTTTTTGGCCCCGGAACACCTCTTGAAGAAATTATTGAGTTTATTGAGAGGGAAGTGCCAAAACTTAAGAGGTGA
- a CDS encoding DEAD/DEAH box helicase: protein MMRELIDLLDKIERRSMQKVLKKEIFKAEVLARMGEVAVILSSGYIKPGSAVAEVGEDITPFGFVVDARRYGRKYLLAVKEFEEFEGESIAEAENVLSIMLRKEAAENAEEILNFKYWKGTFKDVDAPDWLDRWQKECFMATCSLDDGEILLVIGPPGSGKTTFIAEAAKKLSEEERVWVTSNTNIAVDNVLEKLDRAIRIGHPSKITEGVKRHSIEYSLLSRIRFSDYREYAAKVAEAYREISRIQNDVLKKGKIVVGSTILKGIMSAVKNYDYDTVIIDEASNTCISTALLALERAEKVVVVGDPYQLPPVYEIGGYRAAKFSAYTYLKGIYSRTLWLRKHYRCNAKIAGFAARYVYGFLEIDDRCREIEIKECRTTIPEIGDPKRPVIFADCNGTEKRMGKSKINESEAEYVCMICEELAECVGEDNIGVISPYVKQVELIKNLMNEFGLDIEVSTVHSYQGREKDVVIYSITSTKNPYFASEKRMFNVALTRARKKFIAVGSSKALAGKNFLLSRFLSYAKKEGGYVSLDEIG, encoded by the coding sequence ATGATGAGAGAACTAATTGATCTGCTCGATAAGATTGAAAGGCGGTCAATGCAGAAGGTTCTGAAAAAGGAGATATTTAAAGCAGAGGTCCTTGCGAGAATGGGAGAGGTTGCAGTAATTCTATCTTCCGGATATATAAAACCCGGAAGTGCCGTTGCTGAGGTTGGAGAGGATATCACGCCATTTGGATTCGTTGTCGATGCCAGAAGGTATGGCAGAAAGTACTTACTTGCCGTGAAAGAGTTTGAGGAATTCGAAGGAGAGAGCATTGCAGAGGCTGAGAATGTGCTGAGCATAATGCTCAGAAAAGAGGCTGCTGAGAATGCTGAAGAAATTCTTAACTTCAAATACTGGAAGGGAACATTTAAAGACGTTGATGCTCCGGACTGGTTAGATAGGTGGCAGAAAGAGTGTTTTATGGCAACCTGTTCACTCGATGATGGTGAGATTCTGCTTGTTATCGGTCCTCCGGGTAGTGGAAAGACAACGTTCATAGCGGAGGCAGCAAAAAAGCTTTCAGAAGAAGAAAGAGTATGGGTAACATCCAACACAAACATTGCCGTTGATAATGTTCTCGAAAAGCTAGACAGAGCCATAAGGATCGGTCATCCATCCAAGATTACAGAGGGAGTGAAGAGGCACAGCATCGAGTACTCACTGCTATCAAGAATAAGGTTTTCAGACTACCGGGAGTATGCAGCGAAAGTAGCAGAGGCATACAGAGAGATCTCCAGAATTCAAAACGATGTCCTGAAAAAAGGAAAAATCGTTGTGGGTTCAACAATTCTCAAGGGAATTATGAGTGCGGTGAAGAACTATGACTACGATACCGTTATAATTGACGAGGCGAGCAATACATGCATCTCAACCGCACTTCTTGCACTGGAAAGAGCCGAAAAAGTAGTGGTTGTGGGCGACCCCTACCAGCTCCCTCCTGTCTACGAAATAGGAGGTTACAGAGCAGCGAAGTTCAGCGCCTATACATACCTGAAGGGAATTTACAGCAGGACTCTGTGGCTGAGAAAACACTACAGGTGCAACGCTAAGATTGCCGGATTTGCTGCAAGGTATGTTTACGGATTTCTGGAGATCGATGACAGATGCAGGGAGATAGAGATAAAGGAATGCAGAACGACCATACCAGAGATAGGAGACCCAAAGAGGCCCGTGATATTCGCCGACTGCAACGGCACGGAAAAAAGAATGGGTAAGTCAAAAATAAACGAAAGCGAGGCTGAATACGTCTGCATGATCTGTGAAGAGCTTGCTGAATGCGTTGGAGAGGACAATATAGGCGTTATCTCGCCATACGTTAAGCAAGTTGAACTGATAAAAAACCTGATGAACGAATTCGGGCTTGATATTGAGGTGAGCACCGTTCACAGCTACCAGGGCAGGGAGAAGGACGTGGTGATCTACTCCATCACCTCAACCAAAAACCCGTATTTCGCCTCGGAGAAGAGAATGTTTAACGTCGCATTAACGAGGGCAAGAAAGAAGTTTATAGCTGTTGGAAGCTCGAAAGCTCTTGCAGGAAAAAATTTTCTCCTATCCAGGTTTTTAAGTTACGCAAAAAAAGAGGGTGGATACGTTAGCTTGGATGAGATCGGTTGA
- a CDS encoding radical SAM protein codes for MGLERYEAINRGEAVAKFQIAKRIEAEWAENLEDMLQIHKKLKQEFKKLLDSDVSILNEDPPGYSFLHLKKDILYRMLEECNFCERRCGINRFEKKGFCKCGVTSYYSSEFLHVGEEPELIPSHTIFFNRCTFACVFCQNYDIVYDDDYIVYPRELALAIDVRYKHGSRNVNFVGGNPDQHAHTIAEILLHVSSNIPVVWNSNMYHSTELAEIIEDFVDVWLGDFKYGNSRCALKYSRVSRYWEIVTRNFLRARENGELLIRHLVMPSHIECCTEPIVSWVAENLGQHTRFNLMFQYYPTFKAWDYPEIARRLSAEEMEKASRIAENRLKNLV; via the coding sequence CGAAGATATGCTGCAGATTCATAAAAAACTGAAGCAGGAGTTTAAAAAACTTCTGGATTCGGACGTCTCAATCCTGAATGAAGATCCTCCCGGGTACTCTTTCCTCCACCTGAAAAAAGATATACTGTACAGAATGCTTGAAGAATGCAATTTCTGCGAGAGAAGATGCGGTATCAACAGGTTTGAAAAAAAAGGTTTCTGCAAATGCGGAGTAACCAGCTACTACAGCAGCGAATTTCTGCATGTAGGCGAGGAACCGGAACTCATCCCATCCCACACCATCTTTTTCAACCGATGCACGTTTGCCTGTGTGTTTTGCCAGAATTACGACATAGTGTATGATGACGACTACATAGTCTATCCGAGGGAACTGGCATTAGCTATTGATGTTCGCTACAAACACGGTAGCAGAAACGTAAATTTTGTAGGTGGGAACCCCGACCAGCACGCCCATACCATAGCAGAAATTCTCCTGCATGTTAGCTCAAACATTCCAGTAGTCTGGAATTCAAACATGTATCACAGCACAGAGCTTGCAGAAATAATCGAGGACTTCGTTGACGTGTGGCTGGGAGATTTCAAGTACGGTAACAGCAGATGCGCCTTGAAATACTCAAGAGTTTCCAGATACTGGGAGATCGTTACAAGGAATTTCCTGAGAGCTAGGGAGAATGGGGAGCTGCTCATAAGACACCTCGTTATGCCCAGTCACATTGAGTGCTGCACTGAACCGATCGTGAGCTGGGTTGCAGAAAATCTGGGACAGCATACCAGATTCAACCTGATGTTTCAGTACTATCCGACTTTTAAAGCGTGGGATTATCCTGAGATTGCCAGAAGGCTGAGCGCTGAGGAAATGGAAAAAGCCAGCAGAATTGCCGAAAATCGTCTCAAAAATCTGGTATGA